The Chitinophaga pinensis DSM 2588 region AAATGAGAAATGGTGTACAGGTAATCAAAGCTAAAGTTCCACTGAAAGAAATGTTCGGCTACGTAACTCAGCTGCGTTCCATGTCATCAGGTCGTGCGACTTCCATCATGGAGTTCTCTCATTACTCAGCAGCTCCAAACAGCATCGCTGAAGAGGAAATTGCAAAAACAAAAGGTAAAGTGAACGCTGACTAATTCAGATTCATTTATCAGCGTTATAGAAAGAGGGATGCCGTTAAGGCGTCCCTTTTTTATTTTCCAGGGGTAATGATTCCCTGAGTTGAGATCGGTTATCACCACTAGTTTAAGTATATGCAGATATAATTCCGCAGAAAGCCCCGATATGAAATTGTTTATACCCCAGTGAACACCTTGTCTTATCAATTGTTTGTCTTTCAGTTACAAATTTGTGTAGGATCATATACAGAATTACTTCGTCGCGATCGTTATTTACGCATTTTATAGTGATATTTTATTCATTGTCAATAAGTTTTGTCTGTATGGCAAGTGAATGGCACCAAATTTGGGTTTCGTGAGTTGTCCCCTTTAACCCATTAGAAGTCATAGTGTAATGTTTCCGTAAGCTCCCCCTGTAGAGGGTCTTTTATAATTTTTGATGGCAAGTATTTATTCAATTAAACTTCAGAACATGAAAACAATTCGTCTCTTAACCCTTGCGCTGATGGCTTTATTCATCGGCAGTACTGCTTCTGCCCAGACCCAAAAAGGAAACCTGATGGTAGGTTCCGACATCACTGATTTCGGATTTAATTTCCAGAAGGAGAGTACGATTTTCCATGTCACCGTAAACCCTAAGCTGGCGTATTTCATTAAGGATGATCTTGCGCTGGGTGCATATGTTAACCTGGGTGTACAGACGACGGGAGGAAATGGTACGAACGTAGATTATGGTGTAGGAGCGCTGGCGCGTTATTATTTCCAGGACAAGAACATCCGTAAGATGGAGTTTTCAAAACGCGTACGTTTCTTTGGTGAGGCGAATGCGGGTTTTGGCGGAAGTAATCCGGCGAGCGGTGCATCGACCAATGGTGTACAGTTAGGTGTTGGTCCGGGTTTATCTTATTTCATTACGCCGAATGTTGCATTAGATGCGTTGGTGAAGTATGATGTGATTATTGGGGGAGGTAATTCCACTACATCACATCAGTTAAATTTCGGACTGGGTTTCCAGATTTTCCTGCCTACTGCGAAGGCGCGTGCGATCATGCGTGAGGAGATGGGTAAATAAGGAAAAGGTTGCAGGGAGTTTGTCACCAGTCTCATTTGAACACACTGAATGAACTGATTGATAATGAATAGGAATGAACAACTTTTAATGGTGAAGCGAATTTATCTTTATCCTGTTAGCAGGGAAGTGTATTCACTGTGAACTGGGATTTGCCGAAAACCAATAAAAGAGTAGGCGTGACACCCTTATTAAAAGTAATTGTTATGACATCCTCCATCCTCGCTGCAGTCATTGGATTTCTGAGAACTGTATTAAGAAGTTTGTAATTCCACAAACATTGAAATTGTTGGGCCCTGGCGTAAGCCGGGGCTTTTTTTATTCATTCTGTTGCCAGGTGTGTAGGCTGTTGTTCATTTTATGGCCGACTTCGATTTGAACAAAATGACCTAAGTAGTTGAAAGTGAACGAAAGTGAATATGGCAATTTTGTAAGAGGAGCCTAATTTTACGACAGGACCAGATGATCATCTCCTTTGGGATTACCGAAAACCAAGAAAAGAGTAGGTACTAACCACCAAAACTTAAAGTAATGGATTTGTTGAATCAATTACTGGCAACCCTGATTGCGTTGCTGAATTCTCTTCTGGGAGGTCTGTAATTATTAATTCCCCCAAGTTCCCGGGACTAGTTTACCTGCCACGAGGTTAAACTAATCCAAATTATTGAAGAGCCTCTTTGAGTCGGAGGCTCTTCGCTTTTTTTAATAGGCGTGATGGTGACGGCGCCTCGATGTGGTAGTGGCGTTGTCTGATGGATCTGTAATTAGCTACAGATCTGTTTCTTTTACTGCCTGGCTGACGTCGGGGAAGTTTAAGCCAGGTTCCTGGATATTGTTCCTGGATATTTATTGTGTCAGCTTAGATCAGGAGATCCTACAACAGGCCGCTAAGGGTAATTATATTGCACCGGCTTATCCTGCTATTTATTGTGTCAGGCTACATCAGGAGATCCTCGGCAGGCCGTTAACGGTAATTTATCTTCCCCTGGATCATCCGTCAATTTTATGGCGTTAGGCTAAATCGGGAGATCCTGCAGCAGGTAGCTAAGGGTAATCTTACATTTCCGCTTTATATAATAATTCTGCTGGCGTATATCTATGCTTTTTGGAAAATATACTGCCTGCTTTAGGTATTGGATCCTATTGGGATGTTGCTGAAGTCATGCTGAGCTATGCCGCTGTAAGACCATCCTTTACTTTTTAGTCCTTTAATGCTTCAATCATCAGCTTGGGCTGCATTGGTTCATTTGTCTTTACAAGCTCAGGTGTTCAGTCGCTTCAATAACCAAACCATTGGTCATTGAATACACATGGAAAATCCAGCTGATCCGGTATACTACATAACAGGAGTGAGCAGTTGTGGTCAGACAGGCAGAAAACCTGGTTTTGTTCATTTTACTGCAACTCAACCGTTCATTTTGAAATCATCTGTTCATTTTTGTTCATTGCGTTTTTCTCTCCAAATGCGTTGATAATGAACGAAATGACCGTTTGCTAATTCCCTGCTTGCTGGTAAATTACACCCATGCTCCTATATAGTGGGTCGCATTTGGGATTGCCGAAAACCAAGCAACAGAGTAGGCTTAACCTTATGAAAAACCTCAACAAACTATGGATTTATTGAACCAGTTATTGGCTTTAGTTCTGAACTTGCTGAATTCATTATTGGGGAATTTACCCATCTGAGTTTTGACAGGTTGAGAAATATTGCTTATTGCATTCCCAGACAGGACAGGCCACCGGTTCCCCGGAGGCCTGTTTCATTGTAGGGTGGTTCAGGCGTCTGGTGTGTTTTTTTGGGTAAGGGGTAAGGATGTATACAAATGCTCTTCTTAGCTTCCCTGGACAATTTGAGACGTATGGTTTAGGCTGACTTACTCCATGAAAGAAGCTAATTTGGTTTGCGGGTTGCCGGATTGATAGAGGAGGGCGATATAATACCTGATTTCGCTTTTTAGACAACTTGGAGAGTATAGGGATCGTCAGTGGGAGGAATAACCTTGTTCTCTGCAGGGATCGGATCCACTGGTAATGCGGGTACCCTGAATCTGGGTCAGGATCAGGTGAACTACCCGCAGCCGGGAATTATTAGACACGAGGGCTATATCTGCTTAAACCACTTATAATGGATACTGATATTCAGATGGGGACCATTGTTCTATGACCCGTAAAAATGTCTTTTATAAGCCTTAAAAGATCATTTTTCTCACATATTAGGTCAGCCTGTATTATAAAAGCAGTCACCTTTTCCTCCGTTTGCTATGTGAATGCGATGTAAACCCTTTACCACAGCTATATTAGCTACGTGGACAATGTTTTTTTGGTATTTTATTGAAAAACAGTATTTTGCTGATCCTCACCACATCACTTCTTTTGTGCATAAGGCAGGTTTCTCAGTCCTGGCGTGCACGATCCAATTATTTTTCCACAAAATTATTTGTGAAGTAAAAAAAACGGGTTACCTTTGCCCTCCCAATTTGTAAGGGTAAAAACAAGAAGAAGTTCATTGCATATGTCTCAGAGAATTAGAATCAAGCTGAAGTCCTACGATCACAATCTGGTAGATAAATCTGCTGAGAAGATCGTTAAAACCGTGCGTAACACGGGTGCCGTGGTAACAGGTCCAATTCCTTTACCAACAGAAAAGAAAATTTTTACGGTGCTGCGTTCACCGCACGTTAATAAGAAGGCACGTGAGCAGTTCCAGTTGTGCACGCACAAACGTCTGCTGGATATCTACACTTCTTCTTCCAGAACAGTAGACGCGCTGAGCAAGCTCGATTTACCTTCCGGCGTTGAAGTAGAAATTAAAGCGTAGGACATCAGCCAGGTAGACGAAAGGTCTGCCTGATTTGATTTAATACTGGTTGTTATCTGATCTGGGTACTGAATCACCCGGATTGGATTGGAAAACAACACTTTAAGAAATATCGGTCACGCCTTCTGGGTGGCCACCCAATAAAGCATTTAAACCGCTCATCCTGGGGATAGCTAGATCCACCCCCAGGCGCTGGGCAAAATATATATAGTAATGAAAGGTATTATTGGTAAAAAGATCGGCATGACCAGCATCTTCGACCAAAATGGTAGACAGACTGCTGTTACTATTATCGAAGCCGGTCCTTGCGTTGTAACTCAGGTAAAGACAGTAGAAACTGATGGGTACAACGCTATTCAAGTTTCATTTGGTGAGAAGAAAGAAAAGAACACTCCCAAAGCTGAACTTAATCACTTCGCGAAAGCAAGCACCTCCCCTAAAAGATTTGTAAAAGAGTTCCGCAACCCGGATGTACAAAAAGCTCTTGGTGAGACCATTACCACCGAAATATTTGCAGAAGGCGAAACTATCGATGTAGTCGGTACCTCTAAAGGTAAAGGTTTCCAGGGTGTTGTTAAACGCCATGGATTCTCCGGTGTGGGTGAAGCTACACACGGTCAGCACGACAGAAGCAGAGCTCCTGGTTCTGTGGGTGGTTCCTCTTATCCTTCCCGCGTTTTCAAGGGTATGCGCATGGCAGGTCAGACTGGTAACGAACAAGTGAAAGTGAAAGGTCTGAAGATCGTGAAGATATTCGCTGAAAAGAATTATATCCTGGTAAGTGGTTCCGTTCCCGGCCACAATGGTTCAATCGTTTTAATCCAGAAGTAACATGCAAGTTGATATTTTAAATAAAGAAGGTAAGAAAACCGGCAGGACTATTGAGCTTCCTGAGGAGATTTTCGGTGTGGAGCCTAATAACCACGTTATTTACCTGGCAGTAAAACAGTATCTGGCCGCTCAGCGTCAGGGTACTCACAAGGTTAAGACCAGAGCTGAAGTGAAAGGTGCTTCCCGCAAGCTGCACAAACAAAAAGGTACTGGTGGTTCCCGTAAAGGTAACATCCGTAACCCACTGTATAAAGGTGGTGGTACCATCTTCGGTCCTAAGCCACATAAATATGACATCAAGCTGAACAGAAAAGTGAAAGATCTCGCAAAGATCTCCGCTCTGTCTACTAAAGCTAAAGAGAACAGCATCATCGTTGTTGAAGATCTGACACTGGATACACCAAAAACCAAAGCGTTTGCAGGTATCCTGAACAATCTGAAAGTAAACGTATCAGGCCGTAAGACTTTATTCGTACTGCCAGAGTATAACGATAATGTTTACCTGTCTCTGAGAAACATTCCTACTGTGGATAGCGTGATGTTGAGCGATATCAACACTTACGAAATCATGAACAGCAATGTTCTGGTGTTCACAGAGAGTGCAGCTAAGATCTTCACTGAAGAGCCAGTAGAAGCTTAATTGTCAATATTACCAAACACAAGCTTGCGGTTAGCCGCAACTCAAAGCTATAAAAGATGAGACTTTCAGACGTTTTAATCAAACCGGTGGTTAGTGAAAAAGTGAACAAAGCCACTGATAAATTCAACCGCTACTACTTCATCGTAGACAAGAAATCCAACAAACTGGAGATCAAAAAAGCAGTGGAAGAATTCTACGGTGTATCCGTAGCTGAAGTGAATACTGCCGTAATGCCAGGTAAGGCTAAACAGCGCTTTACCAAAGCAGGCTTCATCGCCGGTAAAAAGCCTTCTTACAAGAAAGCTGTAGTTACACTGGCTCAAGGAGAAACTATAGATCTGTATGCTAACATATAGTGCTCATTCCTGCTAAAAACAGGATGATGGATGTATATGCAGATCACTTTTTAATAAACAGAACCTAGTTAAACGAACACTAGATCATGGCACTGAAGAAATACAAACCGATGACAGCCGGTACCCGTTGGAAAATAGGCAACGCGTTCGCTGAGCTGACCACGGATACCCCTGAAAAAAGCCTGCTGGAGCCTATCAAGAAATCCGGCGGTAGAAACGTACAGGGTAGAAGATCTATGCGCTACATTGGTGGCGGTCACAAACAACACTACCGTATCATAGACTTCAAACGCGACAAACACAATATTCCAGCTACTGTTAAGACTATCGAATACGATCCGAATCGTAGCGCATTCATCGCACTGCTGAGCTATGCAGATGGTGAAAAACGTTACATCCTGGCTCCTCAGGGTCTGCAGGTTGGTGCTACCGTATTAAGCGGTTCCGATGCTGCTCCTGAAGTTGGTAACGCGCTGGTGCTGAAAAACATGCCATTAGGTACTGTTGTTCACAACATCGAATTACAGCCTGGTAGAGGTGGTGCTATCGCAAGAAGCGCTGGTACTTATGCTCAGCTGTCCAACAAGGAAGAAAAATATGCAGTACTGAAAATGCCTTCTGGCGAGCTGCGTAAAGTGTTGATCACTTGTGCTGCAACTGTAGGTACAGTTTCTAACTCTGATCACGCGCTGCAGTCAATTGGTAAAGCAGGTGCTAACCGTTGGAGAGGTATCAAGCCTCGTAACCGAGGTGTGGCGATGAACCCAGTGGATCACCCGATGGGTGGTGGTGAAGGTAAATCTTCAGGTGGTCACCCAAGATCCAGAACAGGTAAATATGCGAAAGGTCTGAAAACCAGAAAATCGCATAAGAGCTCTGACAAACTGATCATCAGCAGGAAAAACGGTAAGAAATTATAATACTTAACGCCTAAGCAGTTCCGCTGACGCAGCAACGCAAAAGCGGAACTGTATAAAGCGATCTGGAATAAAAACAACAAGACATGGGTCGTTCCATAAAAAAAGGTCCTTACGTTGACCAGAAATTAGAGCAGAAAGTTGTGAAAATGAATGAAGGCACCAAGCGTACTGTTATCAAGACCTGGAGCCGTCGTTCTACAATCACGCCTGATTTTGTAGGCCACACATTTGCGGTACACAATGGTAACAAATTCATCCCTGTCTACGTGACTGAGTTCATGGTAGGCCACAAACTGGGTGAATTCGCGCCAACCCGCAACTTTAAAGGACACGCTAACAAGAAAATGTAGTAAATCGTTTGAAGTTTAAAGTTTAGGGTTTTGACTTACCTCTAAACCCCAAACTTCGAACCTCAAATATCAAATTATAATAGAAAATGGAAGCAGTAGCTAAGCTTAATAATAATCCGACATCTACCCGCAAAATGCGTTTGCTGGCGGACCTGATCCGTGGTCTGGATGTGGAAAAAGCTCTGAATATTTTGAAGTTCCATCCAAAGCATCCCAGCGTTCCGTTGGAAAAACTGCTGTTGTCTGCAATCGCTAACTGGAAAGTGAAGAACGAAGGCACAAGGGTAGAAGATGCTAATCTGCAGGTTAAAACCATCTTCGTTGATGGCGGCCGTATCCTGAAAAGAATGCGTCCAGCTCCACAGGGTAGAGGTTATCGCGTTCGTAAAAGAAGCAACCACGTAACACTTGTTGTTGATAGCCGTCCTGCAGTGGAAGCAAAATAAAAGAAACTAAAACTATTTATCTAATAGACAAATAAACCAGAACATGGGTCAGAAAACAAATCCTATTGGTAACAGGTTAGGTATCATCAGAGGATGGGACTCCAATTGGTATGGTGGCAAAAAAGATTATGCTACCAAACTGATCGAAGATAACAAGATCAGAACTTACCTGAATGCCCGTATCAACAAAGGTGGCATCTCCAGGATAGTGATTGAAAGAACTTTAGGTAAACTGATCATCACCATTCATACATCTAAACCTGGTATCATCATAGGTAAAGGTGGTGGAGAGGTAGACCGCATCAAGGAAGAACTGAAGAAACTGACATCTAAGGAAGACGTACAGATCAACATTCTGGAAATCCGTCGTCCTGAGATCGATGCAAATATCGTAGCAGAAACCATCGCTAAGCAGATCGAAAGCCGTATCAACTATAAACGTGCGATTAAAATGGCTATCGCTACTGCGCTGAGAATGGGTGCTGAAGGTATCAAGATAAAAGTAGGTGGTCGTCTGGGTGGTGCTGAGATTGCTCGTTCTGAAGAAATGAAACAGGGTCGTGTTCCATTGCATACTTATCGTATGGATATCGACTATGCTTCCCTGTTCGCTCTGACAGTATACGGTAAAATCGGTATCAAAGTATGGATCTGTAAAGGTGAAGTACTCGGTGAACGTGACCTGAATCCTAACGCTATTTCTGCTAAAGATGGCGAAGGTGGTGGACGTACCGGTGGTGGTGACAGAAGAGGCGGTGACAACCGTGGCGGCGACAGAAGAGGCGGTGATAACCGTGGTGGTGACAGAAGAGGCGGTGATAACCGTGGTGGCGGTCGCAGATAAGCTTACTTAACAATTTAACATTAACAATTAACAACATACCAAGATGTTACAGCCAAAGAGAACGAAACACAGGAAGATGCATAAAGGCCGCATCAAAGGTAACGCTAAGCGTGGCGCGGCAATCTCCTTTGGTAGTTTCGGTCTGAAAGCATTAGAACCTAAGTGGATCACCGATAGGCAGATTGAAGCTGCCAGGGTTGCTCTGACCAGGCATATGAAACGTGAAGGTAACGTGTGGATCCGCATATTCCCGGATAAATCTATTACCGCCAAACCACTGGAAGTGAGGATGGGTAAAGGTAAAGGTGCTCCAGATCATTGGGCTGCTGTAGTAAAACCAGGCCGCATCTTGTTTGAGGCGGATGGTGTTCCATTACAGGTTGCTAAAGAAGCAATGGAACTGGCTGCACAGAAACTGCCGATTAAAGTGAAATTTGTAGTGCGTCCCGATTACGTTGCATAATCCCCGCAACCCGCAGGAATGCAAACGCAAAGAGATAAACTATAAACGATAAACCAGAAATAATATACAATGGCAAAAGATAAACTGGATCTTAAAGGCTTAAGCGACCAGGAGCTGAAAGAGAAACTCTCTGAAGAGCAATTACGCCTGAAGAAAATTACATTCAGTCACGCAATCACGCCAATCGAGAATCCAATGAGCATCCGCTCTCTCAGACGTCAGATCGCACAGCTGAAAACCGAGCAGCGTAAAAGAGAACTCGGCGCAAAAGCCTAAATAATAAAATTCATTAGCCCTGCCGGTAAAACGGGAGGGTTAAAGAGTAAATACTTTCAACAATGATCGAAAGAAAATTAAGAAAAACCAGAACTGGCGTGGTATCCAGCAATAAGATGGATAAAACAATCACCGTTAGCGTTGAGCGTAAGGTGAAACACCCAATCTATGGTAAATTCGTTAAGAAAACTACCAAGTTCATGGCGCACGACGAACAAAACGAGTGCAGCATCGGCGATACCGTAAGAATCATGGAAGTTCGCCCTCTGAGCAAAAACAAATGCTGGAGACTGGTAGAAGTTATCGAAAAGGTAAAATAATTATCTGTTTCAAGCTCCATCCGGCATTCCCGGTTGTAGCCGCTGATTAAACAACTTAACAATCTCATAAGATGATACAACAAGAATCAAGGCTGAATGTAGCTGATAACAGTGGTGCCAAAGAGGTACTGTGTATTAGGGTATTAGGCAACTCCGGCCAGGATTACGCTAAAGTGGGCGATAAGATCGTAGTGACTGTGAAGGATGCAATCCCAGGCGGTGGCGTAAAGAAAGGTATGGTAACCAAAGCTGTTATCGTTAGAACTAAAAACAAGCTGCGCCGTAAAGACGGATCTTACATCCGTTTCGACGATAATGCCGTTGTATTGCTGAATAACTCTGACGAGCCACGCGGTACCCGTATTTTCGGTCCGGTTGCCCGTGAGCTGCGCGATAAGGGATACATGAAGATTATCTCTCTGGCTCCCGAGGTGCTGTAAATCAAAGCCTTATACAAGCAGAAAGCATAAAGCCCGAAGTAAAAAACTTTAGGCTTTGTGCTTTCAGCTTGAATGCATATCTTTGCAGCCCGTTTCAAAAACGAAAATTTTAATCAAGCGGAACAGGTTTTCGCTTGGCGTTTTAAATAAACAAATAATGAAAACGAGATTCAAGCCTAAGTTCAACATTAAGAAAGGCGACACGGTAGTGGTGATTGCCGGTGATGACAAGGACAGGACCAAGCCACGCAAAGTGCTGGAAGTGATCCCTGACAAGGCACGCATTCTGGTTGAAGGTGTGAACATCATCACCAAACATACCAAACCAACTGCACAGAACACCAAAGGTGGTATTGTTAAGCAGGAGGCACCTATCGCTATTTCCAATGTAATGTTGTGGGATGCTAAGGCTGGTAAACCTACCAAAGTTAACAGGCAGCGCGAAAATGGTAAATTAGTTCGTATCGCTAAAAAATCAGGGGAGGTAATTAAATAATGGCAAACACTACATATAAACCCAGACTGCAGACTAAATACCGCGAAGAAGTGGTAAATACACTGCACAAGAAATTCAACTACAAGAGCGTAATGCAGGTGCCACGTTTGGTAAAGATCTGTCTGAACCAAGGTATCAATGGCGCTGTTGGAGATAAGAAACTGGTAGATATTGCTGTTGACGAAATGACCCGTATCTCAGGTCAGAAAGCGATCGCTACTTTATCTAAGAAAGATATCTCTAACTTCAAACTGAGAAAGCACATGCCGATTGGTGCCCGCGTAACACTGCGTGGTAACAATATGTATGACTTCCTGGATCGTCTGATCGCAGTTTCCCTGCCACGTGTACGTGACTTCAAAGGTGTGAATGAAAAAGCTTTCGATGGCCGCGGTAACTATACCCTGGGTATCACTGAGCAGATCATCTTCCCTGAGATCGATATCGATAAAGTAACAAAGATCTCCGGTATGGATATCACTTTCGTTACTACGGCGCAGACCAACGAAGAAGCTTATGAGCTTCTGAAAGAACTGGGTATGCCGTTCAAGAATATCAAGAAGGATAATCAATAATCTGATATCAAATTCCAAACCCTGTACGGGATTTGGAATTTGGAATTTATAACTGGAATCATCAACTCATCATGGCAAGAGAATCCGTAAAAGCTCGCGAAAGAAAGAGACAAGCACTGGTGGCTAAGTTCGCAGAAAAGCGTGCCGCTCTGAAAGCAGAAGGTAACTACGCTGAACTGGATCAGCTCCCTAGAAATGCATCTCCTGTTCGCCTGCACAACAGATGTCAGCTTTCCGGTCGTCCAAAAGGTTACATGCGTCACTTTGGTATGTGTCGTAACATGTTCCGCGATCTGGCACTGGCTGGTAAAATCCCTGGCGTAAGAAAAGCTAGCTGGTAAGCCGACACCAGCGATTGCTCCCCCCTGCAACGCAGGCCCGGCAATCGTAAACAGGCAAAGTTTTTTGATCTTCCTATCTATTACTGATTGGATATCGCATTGTAAATCGTTTTTAAATTTTAAAGACAATGGTTACTGATCCAATAGCAGACTTCCTGACCAGAATCCGGAACGCGCAAATGGCCAACCACAGGATTGTGGAA contains the following coding sequences:
- a CDS encoding outer membrane beta-barrel protein; this translates as MKTIRLLTLALMALFIGSTASAQTQKGNLMVGSDITDFGFNFQKESTIFHVTVNPKLAYFIKDDLALGAYVNLGVQTTGGNGTNVDYGVGALARYYFQDKNIRKMEFSKRVRFFGEANAGFGGSNPASGASTNGVQLGVGPGLSYFITPNVALDALVKYDVIIGGGNSTTSHQLNFGLGFQIFLPTAKARAIMREEMGK
- the rpsJ gene encoding 30S ribosomal protein S10 — protein: MSQRIRIKLKSYDHNLVDKSAEKIVKTVRNTGAVVTGPIPLPTEKKIFTVLRSPHVNKKAREQFQLCTHKRLLDIYTSSSRTVDALSKLDLPSGVEVEIKA
- the rplC gene encoding 50S ribosomal protein L3, yielding MKGIIGKKIGMTSIFDQNGRQTAVTIIEAGPCVVTQVKTVETDGYNAIQVSFGEKKEKNTPKAELNHFAKASTSPKRFVKEFRNPDVQKALGETITTEIFAEGETIDVVGTSKGKGFQGVVKRHGFSGVGEATHGQHDRSRAPGSVGGSSYPSRVFKGMRMAGQTGNEQVKVKGLKIVKIFAEKNYILVSGSVPGHNGSIVLIQK
- the rplD gene encoding 50S ribosomal protein L4, producing the protein MQVDILNKEGKKTGRTIELPEEIFGVEPNNHVIYLAVKQYLAAQRQGTHKVKTRAEVKGASRKLHKQKGTGGSRKGNIRNPLYKGGGTIFGPKPHKYDIKLNRKVKDLAKISALSTKAKENSIIVVEDLTLDTPKTKAFAGILNNLKVNVSGRKTLFVLPEYNDNVYLSLRNIPTVDSVMLSDINTYEIMNSNVLVFTESAAKIFTEEPVEA
- the rplW gene encoding 50S ribosomal protein L23 is translated as MRLSDVLIKPVVSEKVNKATDKFNRYYFIVDKKSNKLEIKKAVEEFYGVSVAEVNTAVMPGKAKQRFTKAGFIAGKKPSYKKAVVTLAQGETIDLYANI
- the rplB gene encoding 50S ribosomal protein L2; this translates as MALKKYKPMTAGTRWKIGNAFAELTTDTPEKSLLEPIKKSGGRNVQGRRSMRYIGGGHKQHYRIIDFKRDKHNIPATVKTIEYDPNRSAFIALLSYADGEKRYILAPQGLQVGATVLSGSDAAPEVGNALVLKNMPLGTVVHNIELQPGRGGAIARSAGTYAQLSNKEEKYAVLKMPSGELRKVLITCAATVGTVSNSDHALQSIGKAGANRWRGIKPRNRGVAMNPVDHPMGGGEGKSSGGHPRSRTGKYAKGLKTRKSHKSSDKLIISRKNGKKL
- the rpsS gene encoding 30S ribosomal protein S19 — protein: MGRSIKKGPYVDQKLEQKVVKMNEGTKRTVIKTWSRRSTITPDFVGHTFAVHNGNKFIPVYVTEFMVGHKLGEFAPTRNFKGHANKKM
- the rplV gene encoding 50S ribosomal protein L22, with protein sequence MEAVAKLNNNPTSTRKMRLLADLIRGLDVEKALNILKFHPKHPSVPLEKLLLSAIANWKVKNEGTRVEDANLQVKTIFVDGGRILKRMRPAPQGRGYRVRKRSNHVTLVVDSRPAVEAK
- the rpsC gene encoding 30S ribosomal protein S3, which codes for MGQKTNPIGNRLGIIRGWDSNWYGGKKDYATKLIEDNKIRTYLNARINKGGISRIVIERTLGKLIITIHTSKPGIIIGKGGGEVDRIKEELKKLTSKEDVQINILEIRRPEIDANIVAETIAKQIESRINYKRAIKMAIATALRMGAEGIKIKVGGRLGGAEIARSEEMKQGRVPLHTYRMDIDYASLFALTVYGKIGIKVWICKGEVLGERDLNPNAISAKDGEGGGRTGGGDRRGGDNRGGDRRGGDNRGGDRRGGDNRGGGRR
- the rplP gene encoding 50S ribosomal protein L16; the protein is MLQPKRTKHRKMHKGRIKGNAKRGAAISFGSFGLKALEPKWITDRQIEAARVALTRHMKREGNVWIRIFPDKSITAKPLEVRMGKGKGAPDHWAAVVKPGRILFEADGVPLQVAKEAMELAAQKLPIKVKFVVRPDYVA
- the rpmC gene encoding 50S ribosomal protein L29: MAKDKLDLKGLSDQELKEKLSEEQLRLKKITFSHAITPIENPMSIRSLRRQIAQLKTEQRKRELGAKA
- the rpsQ gene encoding 30S ribosomal protein S17, which produces MIERKLRKTRTGVVSSNKMDKTITVSVERKVKHPIYGKFVKKTTKFMAHDEQNECSIGDTVRIMEVRPLSKNKCWRLVEVIEKVK
- the rplN gene encoding 50S ribosomal protein L14, whose product is MIQQESRLNVADNSGAKEVLCIRVLGNSGQDYAKVGDKIVVTVKDAIPGGGVKKGMVTKAVIVRTKNKLRRKDGSYIRFDDNAVVLLNNSDEPRGTRIFGPVARELRDKGYMKIISLAPEVL
- the rplX gene encoding 50S ribosomal protein L24, whose protein sequence is MKTRFKPKFNIKKGDTVVVIAGDDKDRTKPRKVLEVIPDKARILVEGVNIITKHTKPTAQNTKGGIVKQEAPIAISNVMLWDAKAGKPTKVNRQRENGKLVRIAKKSGEVIK
- the rplE gene encoding 50S ribosomal protein L5, with the protein product MANTTYKPRLQTKYREEVVNTLHKKFNYKSVMQVPRLVKICLNQGINGAVGDKKLVDIAVDEMTRISGQKAIATLSKKDISNFKLRKHMPIGARVTLRGNNMYDFLDRLIAVSLPRVRDFKGVNEKAFDGRGNYTLGITEQIIFPEIDIDKVTKISGMDITFVTTAQTNEEAYELLKELGMPFKNIKKDNQ
- the rpsN gene encoding 30S ribosomal protein S14; the encoded protein is MARESVKARERKRQALVAKFAEKRAALKAEGNYAELDQLPRNASPVRLHNRCQLSGRPKGYMRHFGMCRNMFRDLALAGKIPGVRKASW